Proteins from a single region of Apium graveolens cultivar Ventura chromosome 7, ASM990537v1, whole genome shotgun sequence:
- the LOC141672813 gene encoding uncharacterized protein LOC141672813, whose amino-acid sequence MGFDEDDSWGLVPKFGAIFMSNSATKKECLKRKIFGLPMAKANFVKRVKSGMILFLFEFEKRELYGVFQATSDGTMNLNPRAFTSSGKQFPAQVQIAVIWSCHPLPESVFRDAIKENYYSPNKFHFGLSAQQVRALLHLCYSRRLEEGKATLDRSLGMGTKKRKLDDHGRFPSHDDSESEILDNRRSWHATSTDYGGDTLGTINSAVDGMFLLNRRFSTAPIGNSLLGSVGADREPLVIEDRFKCVNNNGGVIEPDFLPVFPSYFTSSEDIVVADDYRFSKGDRIENACDVESCIKPNFASGLTSNDAPDRTVPYDPEFPDIRYRCSSQILDSAQGLSSLQVPDENFLPLSTSECATHEAPLVSLHSEAPIGSLYSEVPVVKASVFSRLSVPPRKHKREKISIQDKDDRLASIDEVMDSLHQAHNRWVKGSVGAKSRYVYVRCEEESKYLNQLQVEQPVVTKEVTADVDCLVNEEYGVPKETRVVDFKRRSEKNKYLNEMVFKDSAGTTMDRTSRTTVDATDNDLVGKAGKKRKLIRPDFRKEQSNGRGDILEKFEVKEKIDEMNFQVVSGANDSEQKSSFQLGSEYQANLPFQDLASSLASGSSAQEQLSLISGVAAVSRNLEEGETADINHQLSGNVDITVEHKCSLQSLQLESENQVSSSMQDLASSLASSSSAQEQPSSINEITSVPKYLEEEEIADLNHQVGGNVDITLEHKCSPLSLQLGSENQASLSIQDLACSLGSSSTAQEQPSFINGVSAVPKNLEEEETADIKVGGNVDIIFEHRCGVQSLQLASENQANSLIKDLASSQASGSSAQEQPSFISGVATDLKNLEGEETADINHQVGNVDINLQHECSLQSLKG is encoded by the exons ATGGGGTTCGATGAGGATGATAGTTGGGGTTTGGTACCCAAGTTTGGGGCAATCTTCATGTCAAATAGTGCGACAAAGAAGGAATGCCTCAAACGTAAAATTTTTGGGCTTCCAATGGCCAAGGCTAACTTCGTAAAGAGGGTTAAATCTGGGATGATCTTGTTTTTGTTTGAATTTGAGAAGAGAGAGCTATATGGAGTATTTCAGGCTACATCTGATGGGACTATGAATCTTAATCCCCGTGCTTTTACTTCGTCTGGAAAGCAATTTCCTGCACAG GTTCAGATTGCTGTGATTTGGTCATGCCACCCACTTCCTGAATCTGTGTTTCGGGATGCTATAAAAGAAAATTACTATTCACCTAACAAGTTCCATTTTGGGCTTTCTGCACAGCAG GTTCGTGCACTTCTGCACCTGTGTTACTCGAGAAGGTTGGAGGAGGGTAAAGCAACCCTTGATCGTAGTCTTGGTATGGGTACTAAAAAGAGAAAATTGGATGATCATGGCAGATTTCCCAGTCACGATGATTCAGAAAGTGAGATCCTTGACAATAGGCGCTCTTGGCATGCGACAAGTACAGACTATGGCGGGGATACTTTGGGCACTATAAACTCAGCTGTTGATGGCATGTTTCTCTTAAACAGACGGTTCTCAACTGCACCCATTGGCAACTCTCTGTTAGGATCGGTTGGAGCAGATAGAGAGCCCCTTGTGATCGAGGACAGATTCAAGTGTGTTAATAACAATGGAGGTGTTATAGAGCCAGACTTTTTGCCTGTGTTTCCGAGTTACTTTACTTCAAGTGAAGACATTGTTGTAGCTGATGATTACAGGTTTAGCAAGGGTGATAGGATAGAAAACGCTTGTGATGTTGAGAGTTGTATCAAGCCTAATTTCGCATCAGGTTTAACATCTAATGATGCACCAGATAGAACTGTTCCTTATGATCCTGAATTCCCAGATATAAGATACCGATGCTCTTCTCAAATTCTGGATTCAGCTCAAGGTCTCTCTTCTCTCCAAGTGCCTGATGAGAATTTCCTCCCTTTATCAACCAGTGAATGTGCAACACATGAGGCACCTCTAGTTTCATTGCATTCAGAGGCTCCAATAGGTTCATTGTATTCAGAGGTACCTGTGGTTAAAGCTAGTGTGTTTTCTCGATTAAGTGTGCCTCCCAGAAAGCACAAAAGAGAAAAAATAAGCATTCAGGATAAAGATGATAGACTTGCATCGATAGATGAAGTTATGGACTCATTACACCAGGCTCACAATCGCTGGGTGAAGGGTTCAGTTGGAGCAAAAAGTAGGTATGTATATGTTCGATGTGAAGAGGAGTCCAAATACCTTAATCAATTACAAGTTGAGCAGCCAGTGGTAACAAAAGAGGTGACAGCTGATGTTGACTGTTTGGTCAATGAGGAGTATGGCGTGCCAAAAGAGACGCGTGTTGTAGATTTTAAGCGGCGCAGTGAGAAGAACAAGTATCTGAATGAAATGGTTTTTAAAGATTCTGCTGGTACTACTATGGATAGGACTTCTAGGACAACAGTTGATGCAACAGACAATGATTTGGTTGGTAAAGCAggtaagaagagaaagttgatTAGACCGGATTTCAGAAAAGAGCAGTCTAATGGAAGAGGTGATATTCTAGAAAAATTCGAAgtcaaggagaaaattgatgaaatGAACTTTCAAGTTGTTAGTGGGGCTAATGATAGTGAACAGAAAAGTAGCTTCCAGTTGGGAAGTGAATATCAGGCAAATTTACCGTTCCAGGATCTTGCTAGCAGCCTCGCAAGCGGCTCCAGTGCACAAGAACAGCTATCACTTATAAGTGGAGTCGCTGCTGTTTCCAGAAATCTTGAAGAGGGGGAAACTGCAGATATAAACCATCAGCTTAGTGGTAATGTAGATATCACTGTCGAACATAAATGCAGCCTGCAGAGCTTACAGTTGGAAAGTGAGAATCAGGTGAGTTCATCGATGCAAGATCTTGCTAGCAGCCTCGCCAGCAGCTCCAGTGCACAAGAACAGCCATCTTCTATAAATGAAATCACTTCTGTTCCCAAATATCTTGAAGAGGAGGAAATTGCAGATTTAAACCACCAGGTTGGTGGTAATGTAGATATCACTCTCGAACATAAATGCAGCCCGCTGAGCTTACAATTGGGAAGTGAGAATCAGGCGAGTTTATCGATCCAAGATCTTGCTTGCAGCCTCGGTAGCAGCTCCACTGCACAAGAACAGCCCTCCTTTATAAATGGAGTCTCTGCTGTTCCCAAAAATCTTGAAGAGGAGGAAACTGCAGATATAAAGGTTGGTGGTAATGTAGATATCATTTTCGAACATAGATGTGGCGTGCAGAGCTTACAATTGGCAAGTGAGAATCAAGCCAATTCATTGATCAAAGATCTTGCTAGCAGCCAAGCGAGCGGCTCCAGTGCACAAGAACAGCCATCATTTATAAGTGGAGTCGCTACTGATCTGAAAAATCTTGAAGGGGAGGAAACTGCAGATATAAACCATCAGGTTGGTAATGTAGATATTAATCTTCAACATGAATGCAGTCTGCAGAGCTTAAAAGGTTAA